A DNA window from Methylocystis heyeri contains the following coding sequences:
- a CDS encoding AtpZ/AtpI family protein: MSERKQNEDEAALRARLERLDRALRARDEREAAEKDAESPRGAGFGRAISAGLNVFAEFVSAVVVGALIGWQGDAWLGTRPWLLVLFLGLGTAAGFWNIYRMAARKGSSREENS, encoded by the coding sequence ATGAGCGAGCGCAAGCAAAACGAAGACGAGGCGGCTCTGAGAGCGCGACTCGAAAGGCTCGACAGGGCGCTTCGAGCCCGCGACGAGCGCGAAGCCGCAGAAAAAGACGCGGAATCCCCGCGCGGCGCAGGCTTCGGGCGCGCGATCAGCGCCGGGCTCAATGTTTTCGCCGAATTTGTTTCGGCGGTGGTCGTCGGCGCCTTGATCGGCTGGCAGGGCGACGCGTGGTTGGGAACGAGGCCGTGGCTTCTGGTCCTCTTTCTGGGGCTGGGGACGGCGGCCGGGTTCTGGAACATCTATCGCATGGCGGCCCGCAAAGGGTCGTCGCGGGAAGAGAACTCATGA